In Tachysurus fulvidraco isolate hzauxx_2018 chromosome 3, HZAU_PFXX_2.0, whole genome shotgun sequence, a single window of DNA contains:
- the LOC113646557 gene encoding interleukin-6 receptor subunit alpha-like isoform X2: MSVPITFTFLILCAVKVQCLQESPACPRKESYPGVLALNVGSEVLLGCRGDVTVDSVLLIMGTKHKERLKRRGDVPVTSTDTLEKRYSETENFTTPGTYKTSTATRRVKVSESVTDANPVMISTKENMEGGQVLQPVNQFTNPNIVGRVTEEGGAFSITMEMGLSSERSTSTEYEEDEDYDEYVEGVRVTRSIKRQAQWRWNGQLMRDGVEHGGALRLPALRLTDSGNYSCYRRGKLVSSVKISVGIPPEKPALSCYKKSHISKIRCEWVSKQPIIPHPQCYLLHLKGWEKISSVNCSYSAKYSRCWCILPSNKEIDRNLYSVKLCVTNTAGNATSSPYNYIPQNIIKPDPPSRFAVNAVKGEPHTLKVSWSLPTTWKESLFYSLHFQLRYRPKHAKEYQTVVLKDGELSWLISDALPHVEYEVQIQAKDEFDGHWSDWSSPVRACTWRASTTDAPDINTSLEPFWIFPEGSGLSEDEEDGERHSCLKRAGRVYLQTALVLLLLLSFSSP; this comes from the exons ATGAGCGTCCCCATCACGTTTACTTTTCTCATCCTGTGTGCGGTCAAAGTCCAGTGCCTTCAGGAGAGTCCTGCATGTCCTCGGAAAG AATCGTATCCTGGTGTGTTGGCCTTAAACGTGGGGTCAGAGGTCCTTCTGGGCTGCAGGGGCGATGTCACTGTGGATAGCGTGCTATTAATAATGGGTacaaaacacaaagagagactCAAGAGAAGAGGAGATGTACCTGTAACTAGTACTGATACTCTTGAAAAACGCTATTCAGAAACTGAGAACTTTACCACACCTGGAACATACAAAACTAGTACTGCAACTAGAAGAGTTAAAGTCAGTGAATCTGTAACCGATGCTAATCCGGTTATGATCTCAACAAAGGAGAACATGGAGGGTGGGCAAGTTTTACAGCCTGTCAATCAATTCACTAACCCCAACATTGTGGGCAGAGTAACAGAAGAAGGAGGGGCTTTTAGCATAACCATGGAAATGGGGTTGAGCTCTGAGAGGAGCACCAGCACAGAATATGAAGAAGATGAGGACTACGATGAGTATGtggagggagtgagagtgacCAGGTCCATTAAGAGGCAGGCACAATGGAGGTGGAATGGTCAGCTCATGCGGGACGGTGTGGAACATGGCGGGGCTTTAAGGCTTCCTGCTCTTCGGTTGACTGACTCAGGGAACTACAGCTGCTATAGGAGAGGCAAACTAGTTTCATCAGTTAAAATCAGTGTTGGCA TACCTCCAGAGAAGCCTGCCTTGTCATGCTACAAAAAATCTCACATCAGCAAAATCCGGTGTGAGTGGGTATCAAAACAGCCTATCATCCCACATCCTCAGTGTTACCTGCTCCACCTGAAAGG ttggGAGAAGATATCCAGTGTGAATTGTTCATACTCTGCTAAGTACTCCCGCTGCTGGTGTATATTACCCAGTAATAAAGAGATTGACAGAAATTTATATTCAGTCAAACTGTGTGTGACCAACACAGCAGGCAATGCTACCAGCTCTCCATACAACTACATTCCTCAAAACatca TTAAGCCAGATCCTCCATCTCGATTTGCTGTAAATGCAGTCAAGGGTGAGCCTCACACACTAAAGGTCTCCTGGTCTTTACCTACCACCTGGAAGGAGAGCCTTTTCTACAGCCTTCATTTCCAACTGAGATATCGTCCTAAACATgccaaagag tatcaGACTGTGGTCTTAAAAGACGGAGAGCTCTCTTGGTTGATTTCAGACGCTCTGCCACATGTTGAGTACGAGGTGCAGATTCAAGCAAAAGACGAGTTTGACGGGCATTGGAGTGACTGGTCCAGTCCAGTGCGTGCATGCACGTGGAGAG CTTCTACTACAGATGCTCCTGACATTAATACTAGCCTG GAGCCGTTTTGGATATTCCCTGAAGGTTCTGGGTTGTCAGAAGATgaagagg